In Mucilaginibacter sp. KACC 22063, the genomic stretch TAAAGGGCGTCTGCGTCTCAGGTGGTAGCGCTTGCAGCAGTGGGAATGGTGCCGGATCGCATGTAATCAAAGCGCTAAAAAGAAGCGGAGCTTGTGCGACTATACGCTTTTCGCTCAGCAGGTATAATAATGAAGCAGAGATCATTAAGGCGGTGGAAGTCGCCGCAGCAATTTTCAATAAGGACGAAGTAGCCGGTAAAGTCGTTTTTTAATAATGTTGAACCTACCGGTTTTATCTCCTGCGCCATGCGCCAGGGGAAAATTAATACAGTATTAAACAAAATAATTGATATGAAAAAGATTGTTCTAACGGCACTGATCTTAGTGCCACTTGCCTTGCATGCTCAAATGATTTTCACATTGAAAGGGAAAGTAGGCCTTGATAACGCCCCTGCAAAAGCCTTCTTAATTTACAGTAATGCTGGGAAAACGATTACAGACTCGACAACGCTTAAGAACGGTAATTTTGAGTTTAGTGGGACCATTACAGAGTCCACCGAAGCCCAGCTGATCATCGATCACAAAGGTTTTGATCTGTCTAAAATCAATAATATCACAGACATGAAGATGATGTACCTGGATCAAGGCGTGATCAACGTTATTTCAAAAGATTCTGTTAAAAATGCGAATTTTCCGGGATCTGCCATTAACGCAGAATATCAAAGATACGTTACTTTTATGGCACCAAGCCGGAAACCGCTTGAATTGATTGCTTATGAATACAATAATACACCGGATGATAAACTTAAAGATCCGGCGGTGATCAAAGGTTTTCAGGATCGTAATGAGGCTGCCTTAAAAGTAAAAAAGGTCGCATTGTATGATTTTATCAAGGGAAACCCTGACTCTTACATGAGCCTTGATGCCTTGAGAGAGGCTGCGGGAGCCGTTATTGACGTAGAAAAAAATGATCCAGTATTCAATTCGCTTTCCGTGCGGTTAAGGTCAAGCCCGAAGGGTAAAGAATTTAAAAGCCTGATAGATGCCCGAAAAGGCGTATTAGTCGGGAAACAAGCGCCGAATTTCACGCAGAACGATGTCAATGATAAGCCCGTTAGTTTATCTGATTTTAAAGGCAAATATGTGCTGCTCGATTTTTGGGCAAGCTGGTGCGGGCCTTGCCGGGCCGAAAACCCGAACCTTCTAAATGCCTATCATAAGTATAAAGATCGGAATTTTACTGTATTAAGTGTATCATTGGACCGTCCCGGACACAAGAAAGACTGGCTGAATGCTATACAGGCAGACCATTTGGAATGGACGCAGGTTAGCGACCTCAAATTCTTTAGCAACGAAGCAGCGAAAGCCTATGGCATCACAGGTCTTCCTCAGAACTTTTTACTGGATAAAAATGGAATAATCATCGCAGTAAACCTGCGGGGAGAAGAATTGGATAAGGTGTTGATGCAACTGATCCGTTAAACTAACACGTCTCCTAATATGATGCCCTGATAAGTAAAGTACTTATCAGGTTTTTTTTTGGTGTCTTTGCTGTAGAGTATAGCGAATAACATAGCCTGCAGGAAGAAGTATAATTAACAATAAAATCATAGGGAGCATTTACCCAGTAAACGGAGATCTTATTATAACGTGTATACTTTTAAAAATGGCCGATGGGAATTTGCGGTTCCGCCTATACGTACACATTGTAATCAATGGGAGAACGGGCTAAAGCCAATTGTAAAAGATCCGGTAAAAAAAGGGTTTGCCAGAATCAACTACAGTGTAATGGTTAAATCAAGCATTATAACGGAAAGTAAAATCGTAAAAGTTAAATAACATAGCGAGGTTGGTATTTGAGCCAATAATTGACCGTGTACCTAACTACCCAAATATTGCAAATGATCATGCTTATACGCCGAATGCCATGAACGATCTGAATCGGATTTATGTTAGGATGGCATTCTGTTCGATCTTACTGAAAAAAACAATTATCATGAATAAGTCTTATCACTCTTACTACTTACCATCTTAGGAACGGGCTCAGCTGTTGCACAAACGATCTCCTGCGCCGATTCCGCCCAATTGAACATCAAACTAAAAGCCATCCGCGATATTGACCAGAACAGCCGAAAAGAATTCATTAAAATTTACGCCGAAAATAACCCGGAAAAAACCAAGGCATTGGCCTTGCAGATGAAAAAGACGGACAAAGAAAATCAGCAGTTTGTTGCCGGGCTGCTGGATAGTTGCGGCTGGCCGAACGGCCTTTCCGCAGCAAATAATCATACCATTTTCCTGGTGATCGATCATGGCGAAATTGATTATGCCAACAAATACCTTCCACTGGTCAAACAGCAGGCTGAATTGGGCATTGTGCCCAAAAGTGACCTGGCGACCTTGCAGGATAGAATTTTACTTAGAAACGGGCAAAAACAACTATACGGAACACAGACGCTCACCATCGGAACAATAATTAAGGTATGGCCAGTGGATGAGCCGGCCGGTTTAGATGAACGGCGTAAGACAATGGGACTGCAACCAATGGATGAATACCTTCAAGCCGTAAAAAAATCATATCGTTCAGAGGTCTATTGGGATAAAACACTAACAGTTGAAGAGGCGCAAAGAACAATGATAAGAAAGCCTTAATTTGGTGACTATAAATCAATTGGATACTACAGACATCCAATGATTTTGGGTTCGTTTTGTTAACTACAATCAGCTTTTGTAATTATATCATCATAACGCTTTTCTATGACTAAATTGATTACCCTTCTAACGAGTTTTACTTTATTGATATTCGCTAATACTGGTTGTAAAAACAGTACCCATTCAAAAGATCAACCGGAGCGACTGCATCATAAAACAAAAGTTACCACTAAAGAAAAGTGGCACTGGAAAAATGGGCAAAAGCAAAATGAAAGTGTAGGGTACGCCCAGGTTGTCAAAACGGGTAATACCCTTTATATTTCCGGGATACCGACTGCCGACTTAAGTCTTAAAGGTGTAGCTGGAGTTTATCAATCATTGGAGACGAGCCTTCAGGCCTTCGGAGCAACCCCAAAAGATGTAGTAAAAGAAACGCTGTACACGACCGACATCGAGACCATGAAAAAATACAACAATGCAAGAAAGGCTTTTTACAAAGGCGACTTTCCGGCGGCGACCTGGTTGCAGGTGAGCCGCTTGTATTGAGCCTGATTCCAAATTAGAAGTAGAAATAGTCGCACAACTTAAAAATGTTGATGAGTAAATTATTGTGTATGTATCCAGGCACTAAACCATACCATCATGAATGCTGAGCATATTGCCCATATCATCACGGATCTGAAAGATACGGATTTAAACCTTAGGAATAAGCTCATCAGGAAGGGCAAGCTTTCTGATGGCTATGACTCCGCGATGGAAGAATTGCA encodes the following:
- a CDS encoding TlpA disulfide reductase family protein, with product MKKIVLTALILVPLALHAQMIFTLKGKVGLDNAPAKAFLIYSNAGKTITDSTTLKNGNFEFSGTITESTEAQLIIDHKGFDLSKINNITDMKMMYLDQGVINVISKDSVKNANFPGSAINAEYQRYVTFMAPSRKPLELIAYEYNNTPDDKLKDPAVIKGFQDRNEAALKVKKVALYDFIKGNPDSYMSLDALREAAGAVIDVEKNDPVFNSLSVRLRSSPKGKEFKSLIDARKGVLVGKQAPNFTQNDVNDKPVSLSDFKGKYVLLDFWASWCGPCRAENPNLLNAYHKYKDRNFTVLSVSLDRPGHKKDWLNAIQADHLEWTQVSDLKFFSNEAAKAYGITGLPQNFLLDKNGIIIAVNLRGEELDKVLMQLIR
- a CDS encoding DUF6624 domain-containing protein; the encoded protein is MNIKLKAIRDIDQNSRKEFIKIYAENNPEKTKALALQMKKTDKENQQFVAGLLDSCGWPNGLSAANNHTIFLVIDHGEIDYANKYLPLVKQQAELGIVPKSDLATLQDRILLRNGQKQLYGTQTLTIGTIIKVWPVDEPAGLDERRKTMGLQPMDEYLQAVKKSYRSEVYWDKTLTVEEAQRTMIRKP
- a CDS encoding RidA family protein, with the protein product MTKLITLLTSFTLLIFANTGCKNSTHSKDQPERLHHKTKVTTKEKWHWKNGQKQNESVGYAQVVKTGNTLYISGIPTADLSLKGVAGVYQSLETSLQAFGATPKDVVKETLYTTDIETMKKYNNARKAFYKGDFPAATWLQVSRLY